In Candidatus Defluviilinea proxima, a single genomic region encodes these proteins:
- a CDS encoding fumarate hydratase encodes MQKDFTNEILELIRRTSSSLPKDVEDRLRASIEKEEPGSAARGALETIMKNIELSRANSTPICQDTGTPIFYVHYPEGSSTRKLREQIRSAMVEATKKSYMRPNAVDAIYDKNSGNNLGGDDFPYIHFDEVDADQPLVIELMLKGGGCENVGAQYSLPDNTLGAGRDLAGVRKVVLDAVQKAQGKGCAPGILGVSIGGDRGSSYVKSKEVLFSEMGTRNADPKIAELEERLTKESNEMGIGPMGFGGQTTVLDTKITGMHRLPASYFVSVSYMCWAYRRRKMTVKGDEVTYE; translated from the coding sequence ATGCAAAAAGACTTTACCAATGAGATTTTAGAGTTGATCCGCCGCACATCGTCCAGCTTGCCAAAGGATGTGGAAGACCGTTTGCGTGCGTCTATTGAGAAGGAAGAGCCAGGTTCTGCGGCGCGTGGAGCGTTGGAGACGATCATGAAGAATATCGAATTATCGCGTGCTAACTCGACGCCGATCTGCCAGGATACAGGCACGCCGATTTTCTATGTTCATTATCCAGAGGGGAGTAGCACGAGAAAGCTCCGAGAGCAGATAAGGTCTGCTATGGTTGAAGCAACCAAAAAGTCCTATATGCGACCGAATGCCGTGGATGCCATCTACGATAAAAATTCAGGTAATAATCTTGGAGGCGACGACTTTCCGTATATCCATTTTGATGAAGTAGATGCAGACCAGCCATTGGTCATCGAGTTGATGCTCAAGGGCGGCGGATGTGAGAACGTGGGCGCGCAGTATTCACTGCCAGATAATACATTAGGCGCAGGGCGCGACCTGGCCGGTGTCCGCAAGGTGGTTTTGGATGCGGTGCAAAAGGCACAGGGAAAAGGATGTGCGCCGGGTATTTTGGGTGTGTCCATTGGTGGTGACCGAGGGTCATCCTATGTCAAATCGAAGGAAGTGTTGTTTAGCGAAATGGGCACACGCAATGCTGACCCGAAGATCGCTGAGTTGGAAGAACGCCTGACGAAGGAATCCAACGAGATGGGCATTGGTCCGATGGGTTTTGGTGGACAGACGACCGTGCTGGACACAAAGATCACTGGAATGCATCGTTTACCCGCTTCATACTTTGTGTCTGTTTCTTATATGTGTTGGGCATATCGCCGCCGCAAGATGACGGTGAAGGGTGATGAAGTCACTTACGAGTAA
- a CDS encoding fumarate hydratase C-terminal domain-containing protein yields the protein MREITIPIGDEVIRSLHAGEPVQLSGVMITGRDAVHKWMSETFIKKTREPQGDDLQVYEEIKKYLNQAVLYHCGPVVSGLDTKQYKFVAAGPTTSTREEPYQADVMRHFNIKGVIGKGGMGAKTLQGCVDTPGVYFHAIGGAASFLAQTVQKVLGVYKLEEFGVPEAMWVIEVKNFPVVVTMDAHGVSKHSTLDESSHKVLDDLLAKPY from the coding sequence ATGCGCGAAATAACTATTCCTATTGGCGACGAAGTCATCCGCAGTTTACATGCTGGGGAGCCCGTGCAATTGTCAGGAGTTATGATTACGGGCCGTGATGCTGTCCATAAGTGGATGAGTGAAACGTTTATCAAGAAGACACGTGAACCGCAAGGCGATGATCTGCAGGTGTATGAAGAGATCAAGAAATATCTCAATCAGGCTGTTTTGTATCATTGTGGACCTGTGGTTTCGGGTTTGGATACCAAACAATATAAATTTGTCGCGGCGGGACCCACAACCTCCACGCGCGAGGAACCTTATCAAGCCGACGTAATGAGACACTTCAACATCAAGGGCGTGATCGGTAAAGGTGGCATGGGAGCAAAGACTTTGCAGGGATGTGTAGATACGCCAGGTGTGTACTTCCATGCAATCGGTGGTGCGGCATCTTTCCTTGCGCAGACTGTGCAAAAGGTATTGGGAGTGTATAAGCTCGAAGAATTTGGCGTCCCTGAAGCGATGTGGGTGATCGAGGTGAAGAACTTCCCTGTGGTCGTCACCATGGATGCGCACGGTGTGAGCAAACATTCCACGCTGGATGAGAGTTCGCACAAAGTGTTGGACGATTTGCTGGCAAAGCCGTATTAG
- the mutM gene encoding bifunctional DNA-formamidopyrimidine glycosylase/DNA-(apurinic or apyrimidinic site) lyase, with amino-acid sequence MPELPEVETIARSLEPELVGRTIHSADLRWARTLATPSPKKFKEQIQGQKIKEVTRRAKYFILRLSDFSLLIHLRMSGDLYVKTSTIQPAKHDRLVIKLSGNKSLIFNDTRKFGRVWLTSTPEDVLGKLGPEPLSKDFTPQWLLGSLRKKHRQLKPLLLDQTFLAGLGNIYTDEALHIAKLHPLAMSDSVNEKQAKALHEAIRKVLKEGIKRNGASIDWVYRGGEFQNYFQVYDREGQPCVVCGALIEKLVVGQRGTHICPECQVLR; translated from the coding sequence ATGCCTGAACTCCCTGAAGTAGAAACTATTGCACGTTCACTGGAACCCGAACTGGTCGGCAGAACGATCCATTCTGCTGATCTGCGCTGGGCACGGACTCTTGCCACGCCTTCGCCAAAAAAGTTCAAGGAGCAGATCCAGGGGCAAAAGATCAAAGAAGTGACGCGCCGCGCGAAGTACTTTATCCTGCGTCTTTCCGATTTCAGCCTGTTAATCCACCTACGCATGAGCGGAGACCTATACGTCAAGACTAGTACAATCCAACCAGCAAAACATGACAGACTTGTAATAAAATTATCAGGTAACAAGTCTTTGATCTTCAACGATACACGCAAGTTCGGGCGTGTTTGGCTTACGTCCACTCCAGAGGATGTGCTTGGTAAGTTAGGACCCGAACCTCTCAGCAAAGACTTTACACCGCAATGGCTTTTGGGTTCATTACGCAAAAAGCATCGTCAACTCAAACCATTACTGCTCGATCAAACCTTCCTTGCCGGGCTGGGCAACATCTACACAGATGAAGCCTTGCACATCGCCAAACTGCATCCGCTGGCAATGTCTGATTCGGTCAACGAGAAGCAGGCAAAAGCGTTGCATGAGGCGATCCGCAAAGTGTTGAAGGAAGGCATCAAACGCAACGGTGCGTCCATTGATTGGGTGTATCGCGGCGGTGAATTTCAAAACTATTTTCAGGTATACGATCGTGAAGGTCAGCCATGCGTTGTCTGTGGCGCACTGATCGAAAAATTGGTGGTTGGACAACGCGGCACACATATTTGTCCTGAGTGTCAGGTATTGAGGTAA
- a CDS encoding GNAT family N-acetyltransferase: MEFKLHNSFSEIDPNTWNMLVEQSIADTPFSRYEYLSEWWKTSGGGEWKNAKLVLVSASENDQLIGIAPLFIDEYDGHQAVLLIGSIEISDYLDLIVREDDLPRFLSGLIDFLASSLTDNWSSLDWYNLPDNSPTLAALKADSEKRGWTYHEEVYRPTPCIALNGSFDDYLANIDKKQRHEIRRKMRKAEESGRVRFYVVDKNVDIEPELESFFHLMVQDPNKAEFLHEVMRDQMSKSLRAAHAYGYLWLGFLEVDGVRAAASLNFDYKNKLWGYNSGVSREHMEFSPGWVLLGHTIQWCCENNRHEFDFMRGDEEYKYRFGGVDRFVMRVRVIR, translated from the coding sequence ATGGAATTCAAATTACATAACAGTTTTTCTGAGATCGATCCCAACACATGGAATATGCTTGTTGAGCAAAGCATCGCCGATACTCCCTTCTCGCGTTATGAATACCTCTCTGAGTGGTGGAAGACCTCCGGCGGCGGTGAATGGAAAAACGCGAAACTGGTTCTTGTCTCAGCTAGCGAAAACGATCAACTCATTGGTATCGCACCTCTCTTCATCGACGAATACGACGGACACCAAGCCGTGCTCCTCATTGGAAGCATCGAGATTTCAGACTACTTGGATTTGATCGTCCGAGAAGATGACTTGCCTCGCTTCCTCTCTGGACTCATAGATTTCCTCGCCTCTTCCTTAACCGACAACTGGTCCAGTCTCGATTGGTACAACCTCCCCGATAACTCTCCCACCCTCGCCGCCCTCAAAGCGGACTCTGAAAAACGCGGCTGGACCTATCACGAAGAAGTCTATCGCCCCACTCCGTGCATTGCATTGAATGGTTCGTTTGATGATTATCTTGCCAATATAGACAAAAAACAGCGTCATGAGATCCGCCGCAAAATGCGAAAAGCAGAGGAAAGCGGACGTGTCCGTTTTTATGTGGTTGATAAGAATGTGGATATCGAACCTGAATTGGAATCATTTTTCCATTTGATGGTACAAGACCCCAACAAAGCTGAATTCTTGCATGAGGTCATGCGCGATCAAATGTCCAAGTCCTTGCGAGCCGCGCATGCATACGGCTATCTTTGGCTCGGCTTCCTTGAAGTGGATGGCGTCCGCGCTGCGGCATCACTCAACTTCGATTACAAAAACAAACTCTGGGGCTACAACTCCGGCGTCAGCCGTGAACATATGGAATTCTCCCCCGGTTGGGTCCTGCTCGGTCACACCATTCAATGGTGTTGCGAAAACAACCGTCACGAATTTGACTTTATGCGCGGCGACGAAGAATACAAATATCGCTTCGGCGGGGTGGATCGCTTTGTAATGAGGGTGCGAGTGATTAGGTGA
- a CDS encoding ribose-phosphate diphosphokinase: MYGEIKLYAGSGSPELAQKIAEYLGQTLSPREVIQFPNENIFIKLNSSARGQDVYVIQTTSSPVHYNIMELLIMIQTVRLDSAARITAVVPYLAYGRSDKKDQPRVPITARLVADMIESAGADRYMTFDPHAGQIQGFFSVPGDVLTASHMISKYIKENLYKQMVHPVVVATDLGFAKKGRNYALDMDVPIAFIEKRRLGNEAKAEALTLIGDMSDRDVIIVDDEVDTGGSIAQAVNVVKKHGARDVYLAFIHPIFSVNAAEKLADLPIKHIITTDTVPIPAEKMKQLEGRITVLSVASMLGEVIRRAHEGRSVGEMFNE, translated from the coding sequence ATGTATGGCGAGATCAAACTGTATGCAGGTTCAGGTTCACCGGAACTGGCGCAGAAGATCGCAGAGTATCTCGGCCAGACATTAAGCCCGCGTGAGGTGATCCAATTCCCTAACGAAAATATTTTCATCAAGCTGAACAGTAGCGCACGCGGACAGGATGTGTATGTGATCCAAACGACATCATCGCCAGTACACTACAATATTATGGAACTGTTGATCATGATCCAAACTGTGCGGTTGGACTCAGCCGCACGCATTACGGCAGTTGTCCCTTATCTTGCATACGGACGCTCGGACAAGAAAGATCAACCACGTGTGCCGATCACTGCGCGTTTGGTGGCGGATATGATCGAGAGCGCTGGCGCAGACCGCTACATGACATTCGATCCGCACGCTGGGCAGATACAGGGATTTTTCTCGGTGCCTGGCGATGTGTTGACCGCTTCGCACATGATCAGTAAATACATCAAAGAGAATTTATACAAACAAATGGTGCATCCTGTTGTCGTTGCTACAGATTTGGGCTTTGCCAAAAAGGGACGCAACTACGCGCTAGATATGGATGTGCCAATCGCCTTCATTGAAAAGCGTCGCCTTGGAAATGAAGCAAAAGCCGAAGCACTGACGTTGATCGGCGATATGAGTGACCGCGATGTGATCATTGTGGATGATGAAGTGGATACGGGCGGGTCCATTGCGCAGGCTGTGAATGTTGTGAAAAAGCATGGCGCACGGGATGTTTACCTCGCGTTCATCCACCCGATCTTCTCAGTCAACGCCGCTGAAAAACTGGCAGACCTGCCCATCAAACACATCATCACGACCGACACAGTACCGATCCCTGCCGAGAAGATGAAACAACTTGAGGGGCGTATCACGGTCCTTTCGGTTGCATCCATGCTGGGCGAAGTCATTCGACGCGCGCATGAAGGGCGGAGTGTTGGAGAGATGTTCAACGAATAG
- a CDS encoding glutamate mutase L → MPTSLVQNESILAIEVGAAVTRAVLFDVVEGQYRFVASGQAPSTAEAPFMDIGIGIREAVSSLQNVTGVTLLGKDRNLIAPSQADGSGVDAVVATISAGPAMRTVIVGLLSDVSVQSARHLAETTYTRVVDTLDLSDQRKPEQQLDGIVRSRPDLVILAGGTNDGASRSMLKILESVGLACYLMPADKRPMVLYAGNEKLEADVQELLGSYAGQLKISHNIRPSLDVEDLGPASAELASLVVNLRQRHLKGLEELNTWAGGNILPTTYAQGRMIRYLSRLYESTRGLLSVNIGASATSVAVGFADKTILKTYPEFGLGESLSGLLQYTDVESIMRWLPLDIAPNTLREYLYQKSLYPATLPATTDDYAIAQAISRQAMFLAVRSAQKDFPGNPYAPKDVMPPLDLIIAGGGAVGDGLSLGQGLLMLLDAVQPVGILPILIDQNNLLPLLGVAAARNNYLPVQVIDSGAFIGLGTVVSVVASANYGDQILRAKLTYSDGTDVRADVKFGGLEILPLPSGQSARLSLQPLQRADAGLGPGRSGTVTVTGGAMGVVIDARGRPLQFPSDPVRRRELIKKWHYTVGG, encoded by the coding sequence ATGCCAACATCACTGGTTCAAAACGAATCCATACTAGCGATTGAAGTCGGCGCGGCAGTGACGCGCGCTGTATTGTTTGATGTAGTTGAAGGACAGTATCGTTTTGTGGCATCGGGTCAGGCTCCCTCCACGGCCGAAGCGCCATTCATGGATATCGGTATCGGCATAAGGGAAGCGGTGTCCAGTTTGCAGAACGTCACCGGTGTTACATTGTTGGGCAAAGATAGGAACTTGATCGCACCCTCTCAGGCCGATGGCTCGGGCGTGGATGCGGTCGTTGCAACTATCTCTGCTGGCCCTGCCATGCGAACGGTGATCGTTGGATTGCTTTCCGATGTGTCTGTACAGAGCGCACGTCATCTTGCTGAGACCACATATACTCGTGTTGTCGATACACTTGATCTTTCTGATCAGCGCAAGCCCGAACAGCAATTGGATGGCATTGTTCGTTCCCGCCCAGACCTTGTGATATTGGCTGGCGGAACAAATGATGGCGCCTCGCGCTCAATGCTCAAGATATTGGAATCTGTTGGTTTGGCTTGTTATTTGATGCCTGCAGATAAGCGCCCGATGGTGCTTTATGCAGGGAATGAAAAACTCGAAGCGGATGTTCAGGAACTATTAGGCTCGTATGCTGGACAATTGAAAATCAGTCATAACATTCGCCCTTCGCTTGATGTGGAAGACCTTGGCCCTGCGAGCGCCGAGTTGGCTTCCTTGGTTGTAAATCTTCGCCAACGACACTTAAAGGGTTTGGAAGAACTGAACACATGGGCAGGTGGAAACATCCTGCCGACCACGTATGCGCAGGGACGCATGATCCGTTATTTGAGCCGCTTGTATGAATCGACACGTGGTTTATTGAGCGTAAACATCGGCGCTTCCGCGACCTCTGTAGCGGTGGGTTTTGCCGATAAGACGATCTTGAAAACATATCCAGAATTCGGTCTGGGAGAGAGTCTTTCCGGGCTGTTGCAGTATACAGATGTTGAAAGCATTATGCGCTGGCTTCCGTTAGACATTGCTCCAAACACACTGCGAGAATATTTGTATCAAAAGTCGTTATATCCCGCTACTCTTCCTGCCACTACTGACGATTACGCAATTGCCCAGGCGATCTCACGACAGGCAATGTTCCTTGCGGTCCGCTCGGCTCAAAAGGATTTCCCAGGAAACCCGTATGCTCCGAAAGATGTCATGCCTCCGTTGGATTTGATCATTGCAGGTGGCGGTGCAGTGGGTGATGGCCTTTCGCTGGGACAAGGCTTGTTGATGTTGTTGGATGCTGTACAGCCAGTTGGTATTCTTCCGATATTGATCGATCAAAATAATTTATTGCCCTTACTTGGAGTTGCAGCGGCTCGTAATAACTATCTGCCAGTGCAGGTCATTGATTCTGGCGCTTTCATTGGTTTAGGAACAGTGGTTTCCGTTGTTGCTTCTGCTAATTATGGTGACCAAATTCTGCGTGCAAAATTAACGTATAGTGATGGCACAGATGTCCGTGCTGATGTGAAGTTTGGCGGATTAGAAATACTCCCGTTGCCGAGTGGGCAGAGTGCACGTCTCAGCTTGCAACCGCTTCAGAGGGCCGATGCAGGTTTGGGTCCGGGAAGAAGCGGAACTGTCACCGTGACAGGTGGCGCGATGGGTGTAGTCATCGATGCACGTGGACGTCCGCTGCAATTCCCATCCGATCCGGTGCGCAGGCGTGAGTTGATCAAAAAATGGCACTATACGGTGGGAGGTTAA
- the meaB gene encoding methylmalonyl Co-A mutase-associated GTPase MeaB: MLLTQPILEGNRLSLSRLLTQVENDSPDGQTVLAQLFPHTGKAHLIGVTGAPGTGKSSLVSQLTLFYRKQQNKKVAIIAVDPSSPFTGGAVLGDRVRMRDLSGDEGVFIRSMASRGSVGGLAQKTAAFVQVFDAAGYEIIIIETVGAGQSEVDIARLAHTTIVVEAPGMGDDIQAIKAGILEIADVLVVNKADRPGADNTERALRSTLELAHPTKRIFRHHGQTLTLDAPEVDATLWIPPICKTISTDGTGVPELVEAIAKHATHLHQSGDWAARDRARLRSELEAMLQHELMSRFLEKVKQEAYEEMIEEVVQRKFSPYEAALSLLNGKTK, encoded by the coding sequence ATCTTGCTGACCCAACCTATTCTCGAGGGAAACCGTCTTTCATTGTCGCGCCTGTTAACTCAGGTGGAAAACGATTCTCCCGATGGGCAAACCGTGCTTGCACAGTTGTTTCCGCATACGGGCAAAGCGCATTTGATCGGTGTGACGGGCGCACCGGGCACCGGCAAGTCGTCTCTCGTCAGTCAACTCACGCTATTTTATAGAAAACAGCAAAATAAAAAAGTTGCGATCATCGCCGTGGACCCTTCGAGTCCGTTCACGGGTGGCGCGGTGTTGGGTGATCGTGTACGCATGCGCGACCTTTCGGGCGATGAGGGTGTCTTCATCCGTTCGATGGCTTCACGCGGATCGGTCGGCGGGTTGGCGCAAAAGACCGCGGCGTTCGTACAAGTCTTCGACGCGGCGGGTTATGAAATCATCATCATTGAAACTGTCGGCGCTGGGCAAAGCGAAGTGGATATCGCACGGCTCGCACATACAACGATCGTTGTCGAAGCACCGGGCATGGGCGATGATATTCAAGCCATCAAAGCGGGGATTTTGGAAATCGCGGACGTGCTCGTAGTGAACAAAGCTGATCGCCCCGGTGCGGACAATACAGAACGCGCGCTTCGTTCTACGCTTGAGCTTGCCCATCCAACGAAACGCATTTTTCGCCATCACGGACAGACTCTGACTCTCGATGCGCCTGAAGTTGATGCAACCCTGTGGATTCCTCCCATTTGCAAAACCATTTCAACAGATGGGACCGGCGTCCCTGAGTTGGTCGAGGCGATTGCAAAGCACGCAACACACCTCCATCAAAGTGGAGATTGGGCCGCTCGTGACAGAGCCAGGCTCAGGTCCGAGTTGGAGGCGATGTTACAGCATGAGTTGATGAGTCGCTTTTTAGAGAAGGTCAAGCAAGAGGCGTATGAAGAGATGATCGAGGAAGTCGTCCAAAGGAAATTTTCGCCGTATGAAGCGGCTCTTTCCCTGTTGAATGGGAAAACAAAATAA
- a CDS encoding cobalamin B12-binding domain-containing protein, with protein sequence MTEKKIRVLVAKPGLDGHDRGAKVVARALRDAGMEVIYTGLRQTPEMIAEAALQEDVDVVGLSILSGAHMALAPRILELLKANGQESVKVFIGGIVPDDDMPKLKEMGVTGIYGPGASTEDIIKDIRNVVK encoded by the coding sequence ATGACCGAGAAAAAGATACGTGTTCTCGTTGCAAAACCAGGGCTTGACGGACATGATCGAGGTGCAAAAGTTGTGGCACGCGCTTTGCGCGATGCCGGTATGGAAGTGATTTACACCGGCTTGCGTCAAACCCCTGAAATGATAGCCGAAGCCGCATTGCAAGAGGATGTAGATGTAGTAGGCTTGTCCATTCTCTCGGGTGCGCACATGGCGTTGGCACCACGCATTTTGGAACTGCTCAAAGCCAATGGGCAGGAAAGTGTGAAAGTTTTCATCGGAGGCATCGTCCCTGATGACGATATGCCCAAGTTGAAAGAAATGGGCGTTACAGGCATTTACGGTCCGGGGGCATCTACAGAGGACATCATCAAAGACATCCGTAATGTTGTGAAGTAA
- a CDS encoding chromate transporter, whose product MNQPKFKVWLKLLWMFLKVNILSPSGPASIGLLYKEAVGTIMTEEQFVEAVGFSNVLPGSEALKLAMFVGFSAGGIPGVFTALLGAIIPPTVLMLSVAAALQQFQHENWLNGFVAGMSPAVAALIVVVSWELFRASSRKKIDRRVVLIAVLSAVAFWFDLPSPLVLLGAGILGVILFGNRSI is encoded by the coding sequence ATGAACCAGCCGAAGTTCAAGGTGTGGTTGAAACTATTGTGGATGTTCCTCAAGGTGAATATTTTGTCACCTTCAGGTCCTGCTTCCATTGGTTTGTTATACAAGGAAGCAGTCGGAACCATCATGACGGAAGAACAATTCGTCGAAGCCGTTGGCTTTTCGAATGTTCTGCCGGGCAGTGAAGCGTTAAAGCTTGCCATGTTCGTGGGTTTTTCAGCGGGAGGAATTCCAGGTGTTTTTACGGCATTGTTGGGGGCGATCATTCCACCTACTGTATTAATGTTAAGCGTTGCCGCGGCCCTTCAACAATTTCAGCATGAAAATTGGCTTAATGGATTCGTTGCAGGCATGAGCCCGGCTGTGGCGGCATTGATCGTGGTGGTTTCGTGGGAGTTGTTCCGCGCCAGTTCAAGAAAAAAGATCGACCGTCGCGTAGTGCTCATTGCAGTGTTAAGCGCGGTTGCGTTTTGGTTTGACCTGCCATCCCCGCTTGTTTTGCTTGGGGCCGGTATTCTTGGCGTGATCTTATTTGGGAATCGGAGTATTTGA
- a CDS encoding chromate transporter, which translates to MEQLTQLFWIFLKVNLLSTSGPASVGLLYHEVVGNLITEGQFVQAVGLSSVLPGSDALQLAMYIGYAVAGIPGGMVALVASILPPTVIILGVTMILHRLRRQAWISNFVEGLAPAISVLMVFTAWKIFQKGGATGWQGWVIVLISLAAISSQKVPERIVILVAGIAGVLFLS; encoded by the coding sequence TTGGAACAACTTACTCAACTCTTCTGGATATTCCTAAAGGTTAATTTACTTTCTACATCAGGCCCTGCCTCTGTCGGCCTACTTTATCATGAGGTCGTTGGTAACTTGATCACAGAGGGACAGTTTGTGCAGGCGGTTGGGCTTTCCTCTGTTTTACCGGGCAGTGATGCTTTACAGCTTGCGATGTACATTGGTTATGCCGTGGCAGGGATACCAGGTGGTATGGTTGCTTTGGTTGCATCCATTTTGCCTCCTACGGTCATTATCCTTGGTGTGACAATGATCTTGCATCGTTTACGTCGTCAGGCATGGATCAGTAACTTTGTAGAAGGGCTTGCGCCCGCGATCTCTGTGCTTATGGTGTTTACGGCATGGAAGATCTTTCAGAAAGGTGGCGCAACCGGTTGGCAGGGATGGGTTATTGTTCTGATCAGCCTTGCGGCCATATCCAGTCAAAAAGTTCCTGAGCGGATCGTTATCCTTGTTGCGGGTATAGCTGGGGTGTTGTTCTTATCATGA
- a CDS encoding universal stress protein yields the protein MSELLITTNGYKGTWPSIEYGAWLAESMRMKVTLLGVTENLDPATMEDHHPLEDIFEDAVSLFKDKGIAYSLEIHNGEAEQVIPQKANHGDFITVVSPLGRPRIKRWLTGRSIRQLMEKIQGPILYVPQMRLPVKKMLVSIGGLIYAEATESLAFKVATACKADVTILHVIPPADLDYPSTRDVREHLDDLAQTNTLPGRSLRKALEMAKEVGVNANTVAREGNIVEQILAEIKRGEYDMVCMGSPYSAHALRQFYTPNVTAEVAEIVHCPVLTARFKQL from the coding sequence ATGTCGGAGTTATTGATCACAACGAACGGATATAAAGGGACGTGGCCGTCGATTGAATATGGTGCGTGGCTGGCAGAATCCATGCGGATGAAAGTCACGCTTCTGGGTGTGACCGAGAACCTGGATCCTGCAACGATGGAGGATCATCACCCTTTGGAGGATATCTTCGAAGACGCCGTCAGCTTGTTTAAGGACAAGGGTATTGCATACAGCCTCGAGATCCATAATGGAGAGGCGGAGCAAGTCATCCCGCAAAAAGCCAATCACGGTGACTTCATCACAGTGGTCAGCCCGTTGGGACGTCCACGCATCAAACGCTGGCTTACGGGACGTTCCATTCGTCAGTTGATGGAGAAGATACAAGGGCCGATTTTATACGTGCCGCAAATGCGATTGCCGGTGAAAAAGATGTTGGTGAGCATTGGTGGTTTGATCTATGCAGAAGCGACAGAAAGCCTTGCGTTTAAAGTGGCGACCGCCTGCAAAGCGGATGTGACGATCCTGCATGTGATCCCTCCTGCGGACTTGGATTATCCAAGTACACGTGATGTACGTGAACACTTGGATGATCTTGCACAGACTAACACTTTGCCGGGCCGTAGTTTACGCAAAGCTTTAGAGATGGCAAAAGAAGTAGGCGTGAATGCGAACACTGTTGCGCGTGAAGGCAATATTGTGGAACAAATTTTGGCAGAGATAAAACGAGGGGAATATGATATGGTCTGCATGGGGTCACCGTATAGCGCCCATGCTTTGCGACAGTTCTATACGCCGAACGTGACTGCTGAAGTTGCAGAGATCGTTCACTGCCCGGTCTTGACCGCGCGATTCAAACAGTTGTAA